GCCATTGCTGCATGCCGGGCACCCACCAATCGAACTCCGGCACCAGCAGCACGGTGCGCCGTCGTGGCGCGCCGCCGCCCGCGGCCTTCGCCCACCGCACGTGGATCGCACCAAAGTGCCCCCACTGGCGCATCTTCGCGTTGTGGTGCAGATCGACGGTATCGAGCATCACCGCCTCGGTGCGGCGCAGACCGAACGCGTACACCGTCTTCAGCAACTGGGCATCCCTCAGCGCGCCAAGCGCACCCTTGCGACCCGACGCCACGAGTAGCTCAACGCGCGCATCGGCGTGTCGAACAGGCGCTCGATCTCCTCATAGGTGAACGGGCGACGCTTCCCATCGCCTTCGAACTCGAACCGGTGCGCCACCGTGTTCCACGGCAGACACACTTGCGAGGGGACGTCCCCAAACTCGCGATCGCAGATCTCCATCCAGTCGTACAACGGGTTCGTGAGGTAGTCGCAGAACCCACGGATCGACCCATGATTGGCGCGCATCGTCGATAGCGTCCGAGTGCGGCCACCGGACTCCGCAGTGAACTCATCCACATCGGCCACCGTCCACCTCCACGGCGGCTTGTCCACGAAAGCACGGAACCGGGTCACCGTCGCTGTCCGATTTCGGATCGTCTGCTCACGAAGCCCCCGGGACAACTGCTGGTTCTGCCAGCCCTCGATCATCGCGTTGAAGACCTGTGCCTCAGGGTTCGCCATAGCGACGTTCGAGGCTGAAGTGATCAGTCGAAGCGCCGCTGGAGAAGCCCCAAAGTCTTGCATTAGATGCAACAAAGTATGGGACAGTGCATCACCATGTCAACCCCGCACTCGGCATCCGCAAGATCGCGCTGTTATTGTCAGAGCAGTTCGGCACCAAGCAAGACGAATAGGCGTCGTTTGCAAGCGTGAACAGTTGCATTCACTGCAACACGCGATGGTTCGCCGCACTTCCTTTCTCACCACCGTAAATCCGCAACTTCTTTACGCGGGATTTCGGTGTTTCGCCTCTTGCGCCCGGCGCATCCTGGAGGCAGGACAGGAAGGAGGCACATCATGTCCATGACCGTGAATCTGATCGAAGACGAGGATGCCCTCGACCACGTCGGTCGCCCCTACTGGTTCGACCGTCACCCGTCGCAGGCCGAGGGCGAAGACGTCTGAGCGCACCGCGAACGACAGAGACCCCGCCGACGTCGGCGGGGTCTCTTCGCGTGCGGGCGGAGCCGATCAGGCGCTCACGGCGCCGAGCACCTCTCGCTCGAGGCGGGCATAGCTGGTCTCCATGCCCTCGACCATGCCGGTGTCGAGGATCATCTGGCGCGTGTCGGCGTCGGGATAGGTGATCACGATCGACAGCAGCGTGCCGCCCTCCACCGGGGTGAGCGTCAGCTCGTTGCGCGTCGGCTCGCCGGGCATGCCGATCATCGCCTCCGTGGTGACCTCGCGATGCGGCGAGGCGGACTCGATGAGCTCGCCCTCGAAGCCGAAGCCGTCGGATCCGTCCTCGCGGGTCCACTCCTGGCGGTAGCGGTCGCCCACGTTCTGCGCGACGTCGGCGACGGTCATGACCCAGCCGTCGGGACCCTTGAGCCACTGCTTCACGAGCTCGGGTTCGTGGTGGGCCCGCCAGACCTGCTCGACCGTGCCGCGAATCACCCGGGTGACGCGCGCCTGGGTGTCGCCGATCAGCTGCAGCGAGGCCGGCAGGTCGGCGGCGAAGCTCTGCAGGTCGGCGAGGACGTCGTCCATCTGCCCCATCGCCTCCTTCGTGCCCTCCTCCATGCCCATCTCGATGAGCTGCTCGAGTTCCTCGAGGGACGGGAAGGTCGTCACGCTCACGACCCGCGACCCGCCCGGGGTCTCCTCGAACGAGAAGGTCATGAGCATGGTGGGCATGTCGGTGTTGAGCGATCCATCCTCGCGGGCGAAGCCGTCGCGCACCGTGAACGATCGGCCCTCGTCGACCGCCTGGAAGTGCCACAGGCCGCCCGAGCGCTCGCCGTCGGGGCCGGTCATGTAGTAGTTCGAATAACCGCCGGGGAACACGTCGTGCCGGGTGAAGGTGGCCGGCCATCCGGGAGGTCCCCAGAACCGCTCGATCTGCCGCGGATCGACATACGCGTCCCACAGCCGGCGGACCGGCACGGGGAAGTCGGCCGTGATGGTCATCGTGAGTGCGTCGAGGTCCTTCTCGACGGAGGTGAGGGGCATGATGCGCCTTTCGTGGATTCTGTGATCAGTCTTCGGCGAGCAGGGCGTCCAGCCGGGCGATGCGGCCCCGCCAGATCTGCTCGTATCGGTCCAGCAGCGCCTGCGCGCGCCGGATCCGGTCGGGGTCTCCGCGGACGATGCGTTCGCGGCCCTGCGGGTGCTTCGTCACGAGGCCCGCTCCCTCCAGCACCGCGACGTGCTTCTGCACGGCCGCGAAGGAC
This genomic interval from Microbacterium sediminis contains the following:
- a CDS encoding SRPBCC family protein gives rise to the protein MPLTSVEKDLDALTMTITADFPVPVRRLWDAYVDPRQIERFWGPPGWPATFTRHDVFPGGYSNYYMTGPDGERSGGLWHFQAVDEGRSFTVRDGFAREDGSLNTDMPTMLMTFSFEETPGGSRVVSVTTFPSLEELEQLIEMGMEEGTKEAMGQMDDVLADLQSFAADLPASLQLIGDTQARVTRVIRGTVEQVWRAHHEPELVKQWLKGPDGWVMTVADVAQNVGDRYRQEWTREDGSDGFGFEGELIESASPHREVTTEAMIGMPGEPTRNELTLTPVEGGTLLSIVITYPDADTRQMILDTGMVEGMETSYARLEREVLGAVSA
- a CDS encoding ArsR/SmtB family transcription factor, with product MVAQLELSDDEVDRIFRALADATRRDILRRTLEGEATVSQLAAAYDMSFAAVQKHVAVLEGAGLVTKHPQGRERIVRGDPDRIRRAQALLDRYEQIWRGRIARLDALLAED